In a genomic window of Planifilum fimeticola:
- a CDS encoding glycoside hydrolase family 2 protein, translating to MELLLNGMWEYAVGEGDSEDAAFPRWEGTIRIPSNWVQEGLEKIHGPVWFRRVFRIDRLNPDQRYFLQFKGVDYFHEVFLNGKKVGEHEGYFQCHEFDVTDVLREGENELVSKVISPREEPGTVWPDRKRLIKGVFSHHDARPGGCFPETGQDQTTGGIWNDVRLYSTPPVKLERCKITPHLRERDAVVTVETRFAAFREEAVTVRFRIEPDNFSSDSVYERVITRHMPPGVHTLYTAITIDEPKLWWTWDQGDPSLYRLVVSHEVDGQETKEVFRFGLREVRQDGDGKVFLNSREIFLRGTNYIPTQWLSRWTEKDFARDLKMMREAHINAIRVHAHVTREEFYRACDEQGFFVWQDFALQWSYEESDEFVESAVSQIKDMVNQLYNHASILLWCCHNEPSSNEKYLDPLLAHAVREEDGKRIVKESSGYAEHVYPGWYVGEMRDFVTLPGAPFVTEFGAQALPSHETMKSMMAEKDLWPPNWDVWAYHNFQYDQMFHVAGVELGHRLEDFIENSQQYQAELLKFAIEHYRRHKGKITGLFQFMFVDCWPGITWSVVDVHRRPKKGYGAMRLAYAPLLVSMERERTRVLPGFALFKRMVAVNDYPREFSDVSVEVRLEDEAGRTVMERRSDRTWDIGPNGVTVLIDTGLKPEWKVPEDLPPGEYIVVASLVQGECVLTSNRESITVCPPPKKRKEDFRVH from the coding sequence ATGGAATTGCTGCTGAACGGCATGTGGGAATATGCGGTGGGCGAGGGGGATTCGGAAGATGCGGCGTTCCCCCGGTGGGAGGGAACCATCCGGATCCCTTCCAATTGGGTGCAGGAAGGGCTTGAGAAGATTCACGGGCCGGTCTGGTTTCGGCGGGTTTTCCGGATTGACCGGTTGAATCCGGATCAACGCTACTTTTTGCAGTTCAAGGGCGTCGATTATTTTCACGAGGTCTTCCTCAACGGAAAAAAGGTGGGCGAACACGAGGGGTACTTTCAATGTCATGAGTTTGATGTGACCGACGTGCTGAGGGAGGGCGAGAACGAGCTGGTTTCGAAGGTGATTTCCCCGCGGGAGGAACCGGGAACCGTATGGCCGGATCGCAAGCGGTTGATCAAGGGAGTGTTCAGCCACCACGATGCCCGTCCCGGGGGCTGTTTTCCGGAAACCGGGCAGGATCAAACCACGGGAGGAATTTGGAACGACGTCCGCTTGTACTCGACACCGCCCGTCAAGCTGGAGCGATGCAAAATCACCCCGCATCTCAGGGAACGCGACGCCGTCGTCACGGTTGAAACCCGGTTTGCGGCGTTTCGGGAAGAGGCGGTAACGGTCCGCTTTCGCATTGAACCGGACAACTTCTCCTCCGACTCCGTCTACGAGCGGGTGATCACCCGGCACATGCCGCCCGGAGTTCACACCCTTTACACGGCGATCACCATTGATGAACCCAAACTGTGGTGGACTTGGGATCAGGGGGATCCTTCCCTCTACCGTTTGGTGGTCTCCCATGAGGTGGATGGGCAGGAGACAAAGGAGGTGTTCCGCTTCGGCCTTCGCGAAGTTCGCCAGGACGGGGACGGGAAAGTATTTCTCAACAGCCGGGAGATATTTCTCCGGGGGACCAACTACATTCCGACGCAGTGGCTGAGCCGGTGGACCGAGAAGGATTTCGCCCGGGATTTAAAGATGATGAGAGAGGCGCATATCAACGCGATCCGGGTTCACGCGCACGTTACGAGGGAAGAATTTTACCGCGCGTGCGATGAACAGGGCTTTTTCGTCTGGCAGGATTTTGCCCTGCAATGGTCCTATGAGGAATCGGACGAATTTGTCGAAAGTGCCGTCTCCCAGATCAAGGACATGGTGAATCAATTGTACAACCATGCGTCCATCCTGCTCTGGTGTTGTCACAATGAGCCGTCCAGCAATGAGAAATATCTGGATCCTCTCCTGGCCCATGCGGTGCGGGAGGAGGACGGAAAGCGCATCGTGAAGGAATCTTCGGGATACGCCGAGCACGTGTATCCCGGCTGGTACGTCGGCGAGATGCGGGACTTTGTCACCTTGCCCGGCGCTCCCTTCGTGACGGAATTCGGTGCCCAGGCGTTGCCGTCGCATGAGACCATGAAATCCATGATGGCCGAAAAGGATTTGTGGCCGCCCAATTGGGACGTCTGGGCCTACCACAATTTCCAGTACGATCAGATGTTTCACGTGGCGGGAGTCGAACTGGGACACCGCCTGGAAGATTTCATCGAGAACAGCCAGCAATACCAGGCGGAGCTGCTGAAATTCGCGATCGAGCATTACCGGCGCCACAAGGGGAAAATCACGGGCTTGTTCCAATTCATGTTCGTGGATTGCTGGCCGGGCATCACCTGGTCGGTCGTCGACGTTCATCGGCGTCCCAAAAAGGGCTACGGGGCGATGCGTTTGGCATACGCTCCCCTTCTCGTCAGCATGGAAAGGGAAAGGACCCGAGTGCTTCCGGGGTTTGCCCTGTTTAAACGGATGGTGGCCGTCAATGATTATCCCCGTGAATTTTCCGATGTGTCCGTGGAGGTTCGTTTGGAAGACGAAGCGGGGCGGACAGTGATGGAACGGCGGAGCGACCGGACTTGGGATATCGGACCAAACGGCGTCACCGTCCTGATCGACACCGGTCTGAAGCCGGAATGGAAGGTTCCCGAAGATCTGCCGCCGGGGGAGTACATCGTCGTCGCCTCGCTGGTTCAAGGAGAATGCGTTCTCACGTCCAACCGTGAATCCATCACCGTTTGTCCGCCGCCGAAAAAGCGAAAAGAGGATTTTCGGGTACATTGA